The Shewanella sp. NFH-SH190041 genome has a window encoding:
- a CDS encoding diguanylate cyclase: MNYHLTRVFILLSIVVIIITALQTWGSFQFDVQNYLKVYHYTLNNLVMNDIQQPLEDSRRQINVVAKSIMTEKVYQNQSVINDYWVLADKIQNPRHHIFFYNLLFNTISSYPEFTQPTRFDATNRPWFIGAKQKGVSLVGPYLKLNSRHDIFTMIRRIYGHKRQLIGLLMVDINAVPLQYAMDQSLRDNRERLFLLNHLHHVLMETGSGALPTLSHTTDRDNDPTLLQYGYHMTVNVLNQPWTLNLYIPPEVFREMLMSKFKISVVPIISLLAVFACSLYFLLLVVRQEQLQLNGAIREISGQTPLPPLNDRHTSHWFIQDSLSEIECLRDEYLHNKHELYFDPLTRVKNRRAFERDFSSLCNRGKSFQLLLIDVDYFKQLNDKFGHQFGDLVLSRVGAILRSLWGHERVYRYGGDEFAVLTKVRIEVLRRQLDACMEMMASRPLRETQCHISLSIGVAGSEEAPINELFELADKRLYMSKQRGRRCYTLPPETD, encoded by the coding sequence GTGAATTACCACCTTACCCGGGTGTTTATCCTTCTAAGCATAGTGGTTATAATTATCACTGCCCTGCAAACTTGGGGTAGCTTTCAATTTGATGTGCAAAATTATCTCAAGGTGTATCACTACACGCTGAACAACCTAGTGATGAATGATATCCAACAACCATTGGAGGACAGTCGTCGACAAATCAATGTCGTTGCCAAATCCATCATGACGGAAAAAGTGTATCAAAACCAATCCGTCATCAATGACTATTGGGTGCTAGCGGATAAAATCCAAAACCCTCGTCACCATATTTTCTTTTATAATTTGCTGTTTAATACCATTTCATCCTACCCAGAATTTACCCAACCCACCCGTTTTGATGCTACCAACCGCCCTTGGTTTATTGGCGCAAAACAAAAAGGAGTCTCTTTGGTTGGCCCCTATCTAAAACTCAACAGCAGACATGATATTTTTACTATGATCCGGCGCATCTACGGTCATAAGCGACAATTGATCGGTCTGCTGATGGTCGATATCAATGCTGTACCACTGCAATATGCCATGGATCAAAGTCTAAGGGATAATCGGGAACGCTTATTCCTGTTAAACCATCTGCATCATGTGTTAATGGAAACTGGCAGTGGCGCTCTGCCGACTCTTAGCCATACTACCGACCGGGATAATGATCCGACCTTGTTGCAATATGGCTACCATATGACGGTCAATGTACTCAATCAGCCTTGGACCCTGAATTTGTATATTCCACCGGAAGTATTCCGGGAAATGCTGATGAGTAAATTTAAAATATCTGTCGTCCCGATCATCAGTCTGCTAGCAGTATTTGCCTGTTCACTGTACTTCCTACTATTGGTTGTACGCCAAGAGCAACTGCAGCTAAACGGCGCGATACGTGAAATCAGTGGCCAAACACCACTTCCTCCGTTAAACGATCGCCACACCAGTCACTGGTTTATCCAAGATAGCCTGTCGGAAATTGAATGTTTGCGGGATGAGTACCTACACAATAAACATGAGCTTTATTTTGACCCTCTCACCCGAGTAAAAAACCGCCGTGCATTTGAACGGGATTTCTCCAGCCTGTGTAACCGTGGTAAATCCTTTCAGTTATTGCTGATTGATGTAGATTACTTCAAACAACTCAATGATAAGTTCGGCCATCAATTTGGTGATTTGGTGCTATCCAGAGTCGGGGCTATCTTACGTTCACTATGGGGACATGAGCGGGTATATCGCTATGGTGGGGATGAATTTGCTGTATTAACCAAGGTTCGTATTGAAGTACTACGTCGCCAACTGGATGCCTGTATGGAAATGATGGCGAGCAGGCCACTACGGGAAACCCAATGCCATATCAGCCTGAGTATCGGTGTTGCGGGCAGTGAGGAAGCCCCTATAAATGAACTGTTTGAACTTGCAGATAAACGTCTGTACATGAGCAAACAACGGGGACGCCGCTGTTATACCTTGCCACCAGAAACTGATTAA
- a CDS encoding ABC transporter permease, producing the protein MLKMIAREWRALWHDPWLLALVSYVPLLLALALWGLFSAAVPRQLPVALVDLDNTQLSRELGRQIEASPVSEAVSFHSENAAIDAMKRGRVFALVLIPSRFSAQLQSGKQPTLEIRYNGQFLLVGKLLHSSLQQSLAPALQALGRTQLLAHGVPAVQANLHISPLTFQITPLFNQSSNYVAFLMPPLFIALFQIVAMLIFVNALNRELDQPSYGHWLAHTRRNLTVKWLVYLPLAVLQSAVMMVLLYGYLGLPINGSFAWLILVQAVMLSAVFLWVCMIFFLLQDKARIVSFCTALFAPAFAFMGATFPVHEMPLLAQCWRVMMPSSFYIESQIAVVSYGLGGTEIAQELCRYLGFLLLLLPISGLIWLRKRSYRSQGLEEQA; encoded by the coding sequence ATGTTGAAAATGATAGCCCGGGAATGGCGGGCGTTATGGCATGACCCTTGGCTGTTGGCATTGGTCAGTTATGTGCCTTTGCTGCTGGCCTTGGCTCTGTGGGGGTTATTTTCTGCTGCGGTCCCTCGGCAATTGCCGGTCGCCTTGGTGGATTTAGATAATACCCAGCTTAGCCGTGAGTTGGGGCGGCAGATTGAAGCCAGTCCCGTCAGCGAAGCTGTGTCTTTTCACAGTGAGAACGCGGCAATTGATGCCATGAAACGGGGGCGGGTATTTGCCCTAGTACTGATCCCCTCCCGGTTTAGTGCTCAGTTACAAAGCGGAAAACAGCCGACACTGGAGATCCGCTATAACGGTCAGTTCTTGCTGGTGGGCAAGTTGCTGCACAGTAGTTTGCAGCAAAGTTTAGCGCCGGCATTGCAGGCGCTGGGGCGTACGCAGTTGCTAGCTCACGGGGTGCCGGCGGTGCAAGCCAATCTGCATATCAGTCCGCTAACCTTTCAAATTACGCCACTATTTAACCAGTCCAGTAATTACGTGGCCTTTTTGATGCCTCCTCTGTTTATTGCGCTATTTCAGATTGTTGCCATGCTGATCTTTGTCAATGCCTTGAATCGAGAGTTGGATCAACCTAGTTATGGTCACTGGCTGGCCCATACCCGGCGAAATTTAACAGTGAAGTGGTTGGTATATCTGCCATTGGCAGTGCTGCAAAGCGCGGTGATGATGGTACTGCTGTACGGTTATCTTGGCTTGCCCATTAACGGCAGTTTCGCTTGGTTGATCTTGGTACAGGCAGTGATGTTGTCGGCGGTATTTTTGTGGGTGTGCATGATTTTCTTTTTGCTGCAGGATAAAGCCCGGATTGTCAGCTTTTGTACTGCGCTGTTTGCGCCTGCTTTTGCCTTTATGGGTGCGACCTTTCCGGTACATGAAATGCCGTTGTTAGCCCAGTGCTGGCGGGTGATGATGCCATCAAGTTTTTATATTGAATCTCAGATTGCTGTGGTCAGTTATGGGTTAGGTGGTACAGAGATCGCCCAAGAACTGTGTCGTTATCTGGGCTTTTTATTATTGCTGTTGCCGATTTCTGGGCTGATTTGGCTAAGAAAGCGCAGTTACCGATCGCAAGGGCTGGAGGAGCAGGCATGA
- the yjgA gene encoding ribosome biogenesis factor YjgA, translating into MNIVGDSEHFKQPYDNDDDYISKTSFKKESEDAQQMGRKLALLSKSQLVKMELYESLHDAVMATKTIKPNTEAYRRQIQFIGKLMRNEDLEQLQHKLDNVLNKNNNEAAKIQIFEKLRDKLLAEGDAEIQSLLEQHPQLDRQKLRQLVRASTKELAKGPESKSAKELFKYLRAEIEDQ; encoded by the coding sequence ATGAATATCGTTGGCGATTCAGAACATTTTAAACAGCCTTATGACAATGATGACGATTACATCAGCAAAACATCCTTCAAAAAAGAAAGTGAAGATGCCCAACAAATGGGCCGCAAACTGGCTCTGCTGAGCAAAAGTCAACTGGTTAAAATGGAGCTGTACGAAAGCCTACATGATGCGGTAATGGCGACAAAAACAATCAAGCCAAATACCGAAGCATACCGCCGTCAAATCCAATTTATCGGCAAACTGATGCGCAACGAAGATTTAGAACAATTGCAACATAAACTGGACAATGTTCTAAACAAAAACAACAATGAAGCTGCAAAAATCCAAATTTTTGAAAAATTGCGGGACAAGCTGCTAGCGGAAGGCGATGCCGAAATCCAAAGTCTGCTGGAGCAACACCCGCAACTGGATCGCCAGAAATTGCGTCAACTGGTGCGCGCAAGCACTAAAGAACTGGCTAAGGGCCCTGAGTCCAAGTCAGCCAAAGAGCTGTTCAAATATTTGCGTGCGGAGATCGAGGACCAATAA
- a CDS encoding HlyD family secretion protein, with protein sequence MRANRILAVVALLILLLLLGYGLKLAYSPKPEVLQGQIEAREYHVSSKMPGRIDQVLVRRGDQVKAGDLLFSITSPELDAKLMQARGGRDAALALKDQADAGARKQQVMAAREQWQKAKAGATLAQTTFKRVENLFTEGVIPRQKRDEAYTQWQAAKYTEQAALAMYQMAEEGARSETKAAAAGKAMMAQGAVNEVESVLKDSQMRASHSGEVSEVLLFDGELAPTGFPVVTLMDMNDSWALLQVREDLLSRFKVGQEMSLQIPALDNIRALFTVTYISPMGNFATWRATEAGHDFDMRTFEVELKPVDPINGLRAGMSVLLPL encoded by the coding sequence ATGCGCGCTAACCGAATCCTTGCCGTGGTGGCATTGTTGATCCTGCTACTGTTGCTAGGATATGGCCTTAAACTGGCTTACAGCCCAAAACCTGAAGTGCTACAGGGGCAGATTGAGGCCCGGGAATACCATGTATCATCGAAAATGCCGGGTCGGATAGATCAGGTGTTGGTACGGCGTGGCGATCAGGTAAAAGCCGGCGACTTATTGTTTTCAATTACCAGTCCAGAGCTAGATGCCAAGCTGATGCAGGCCCGTGGCGGGCGTGATGCGGCGCTGGCGCTCAAAGATCAGGCTGATGCGGGAGCCCGCAAGCAGCAGGTAATGGCGGCTCGGGAGCAATGGCAGAAAGCCAAAGCCGGGGCAACCTTGGCACAAACCACCTTTAAGCGGGTGGAAAATCTGTTTACTGAAGGGGTGATTCCTCGTCAGAAACGGGATGAAGCCTATACCCAATGGCAAGCGGCCAAGTATACCGAGCAGGCTGCGCTGGCCATGTATCAGATGGCTGAAGAAGGCGCACGTTCTGAAACCAAAGCCGCCGCTGCCGGTAAGGCCATGATGGCCCAAGGTGCGGTGAACGAGGTGGAATCGGTGCTGAAAGACAGCCAGATGCGAGCCAGTCACAGTGGTGAAGTCAGTGAGGTATTGTTATTTGATGGTGAACTGGCACCCACTGGATTTCCTGTGGTGACCTTAATGGATATGAATGATAGCTGGGCATTGCTGCAAGTACGGGAAGATTTACTGTCACGCTTTAAAGTAGGGCAGGAAATGTCACTGCAAATCCCGGCGCTGGATAATATCCGCGCACTGTTTACCGTGACGTATATCAGTCCGATGGGGAATTTTGCTACTTGGCGGGCAACCGAAGCTGGGCATGATTTTGATATGCGGACCTTTGAGGTGGAGCTTAAGCCAGTCGATCCTATCAATGGTCTGCGGGCTGGTATGTCTGTGCTGTTGCCACTGTAA
- a CDS encoding Ig-like domain-containing protein, with the protein MRLVHPYGGAAIFGVLFLAGCNGSSDDSESDTDNTPQGYHLNLGFKTVINGACSTPTDTLSFNAGDSICAVATLKTGAQAVAGQVISFSTDLGTLSPETRLSDTNGIAEVIITNPDAAKGAGTVSASFSPAVEETITSKRNFEYTGEVTPPQTQTPSLNASIQYAGDAVTRFRVDNTVQLRARLVDANNQGIANQKVTFSAGNATLTPNTALTQNSGIAEVSYTPQSSALGAHTMTINVDYQGQPLQGSTLYEVIARDAVSEANTVKLGHFNADNQFVEGLLATTLPKNADGNYQVSAGGTFGITANLVSVDAQGKVSPIQSPSNINFSSDCVTANAAMIDSPVTTLSGMASSTFEDVSCSGNSERSDQIIATTQVGSQTLSATLPFTLARQSLANLSFISAQPANIRIKGAGGTDASESSLVTFKVSSANGQGAAQQQVNFTLDTIVGGLSFADGQSSTTGLTNAQGMVSVRVLAGTVPTPVRVVAKATDADSKEVIVSQSEQLSINTGLPQQLGMSISASVNNPEAASIDGQESTISVFAADSFGNPAPDDTTINFTTEGGQITPQCLTQNGRCSVTWTSANPRVPDHRVTILAYALGHETFFDTNGNNIFDPADGGAIAQACLTSTGTPEACSGNGMDREAYSSSGFSDLGDAFRDDNENRRYDGNDIYLNTAGNDRYSGPDGKFNGPQCEGPLCGTGQANKTYIRKALVLTMSGSTAHFTLTQNGTEVFRTGAGFTAPISPIAADGRSAFTLQLYDSAGQIMPVGSSVQIEITNGDLEFTGHTVPNATRAGGTSTGFSLLHPGQPGTSAVTIKVTTPAGIISELPFNVTLQ; encoded by the coding sequence ATGCGACTTGTTCACCCTTATGGCGGAGCGGCCATATTCGGGGTTCTGTTTTTAGCGGGCTGTAATGGCTCTTCAGATGATTCAGAGTCTGATACAGATAATACGCCCCAAGGCTACCACCTCAACCTGGGATTCAAAACCGTTATTAACGGTGCATGCAGCACTCCCACCGATACCCTCAGTTTCAACGCCGGCGACAGCATCTGTGCTGTCGCTACCCTGAAAACCGGTGCTCAAGCTGTTGCCGGTCAGGTAATCAGTTTCAGCACAGATTTAGGCACGCTATCACCGGAGACTCGACTGTCCGATACCAATGGTATCGCTGAGGTGATCATTACCAATCCTGATGCAGCCAAAGGCGCAGGTACCGTCAGCGCCAGTTTTTCGCCTGCGGTGGAAGAAACTATCACCAGTAAACGTAATTTTGAATACACAGGTGAAGTCACCCCACCACAAACCCAAACACCCAGTCTAAATGCCAGCATTCAATACGCTGGCGATGCGGTCACACGTTTCCGGGTCGATAATACAGTGCAACTACGAGCCCGCTTAGTTGACGCCAATAATCAAGGTATTGCCAATCAAAAGGTGACCTTCAGCGCTGGCAATGCCACTCTGACACCTAATACAGCACTAACCCAGAACTCCGGGATTGCCGAGGTAAGTTATACGCCCCAGTCATCAGCGTTAGGGGCGCATACCATGACCATCAATGTCGATTATCAAGGGCAACCGCTGCAAGGTAGCACCCTGTACGAAGTGATTGCTCGGGATGCCGTCAGTGAAGCGAATACAGTAAAACTGGGACATTTCAATGCTGATAATCAATTTGTCGAAGGCCTGTTAGCCACCACCTTACCTAAAAATGCGGACGGTAATTATCAAGTCAGCGCTGGCGGTACCTTTGGTATTACAGCAAATCTGGTCAGTGTCGATGCCCAAGGTAAGGTCTCGCCGATTCAATCCCCCTCTAACATCAACTTCAGCTCAGATTGTGTCACGGCCAATGCCGCTATGATTGATTCCCCTGTCACAACGCTATCCGGTATGGCCAGTTCAACCTTTGAAGACGTCAGTTGCAGTGGTAACAGTGAGCGCAGTGATCAAATCATTGCTACCACACAAGTCGGCTCACAAACTCTCAGCGCCACGCTACCTTTCACCCTCGCCCGCCAGAGTCTGGCTAATCTGAGCTTCATTTCCGCCCAGCCGGCTAATATCAGAATCAAAGGCGCAGGGGGTACCGATGCCAGTGAGTCATCTCTGGTGACCTTTAAAGTATCCAGTGCTAATGGGCAGGGCGCAGCGCAGCAACAAGTCAATTTTACGCTGGACACTATCGTCGGTGGACTGAGTTTTGCTGATGGCCAAAGCAGTACAACCGGGCTCACCAATGCCCAAGGTATGGTGAGTGTCAGGGTGCTGGCCGGTACCGTACCGACCCCAGTTAGAGTGGTAGCTAAGGCCACAGATGCTGACAGCAAAGAAGTGATCGTTAGCCAATCAGAGCAGCTCTCAATCAATACTGGTCTACCCCAGCAATTGGGTATGAGCATTTCAGCATCAGTCAATAATCCGGAAGCCGCCAGCATTGATGGCCAAGAATCGACCATCAGTGTTTTTGCTGCCGACAGCTTTGGCAACCCAGCGCCGGATGACACCACCATCAACTTCACCACTGAAGGCGGGCAAATAACGCCCCAGTGTCTAACGCAAAACGGGCGCTGCTCTGTCACTTGGACCTCAGCAAACCCACGAGTGCCGGATCACCGGGTTACCATATTGGCCTATGCCTTGGGTCATGAAACCTTCTTTGACACCAATGGTAATAATATTTTTGATCCCGCAGATGGTGGTGCAATTGCTCAGGCCTGCCTGACCAGTACCGGTACTCCGGAGGCATGTAGTGGCAACGGCATGGACAGGGAAGCTTATAGCTCATCTGGTTTCAGTGATTTAGGCGATGCATTTAGGGACGATAACGAAAACCGCCGTTATGATGGCAATGATATTTATCTCAATACTGCAGGCAATGATAGGTACAGTGGCCCCGATGGTAAGTTTAATGGTCCCCAGTGTGAAGGCCCGCTGTGTGGTACCGGCCAAGCGAACAAAACCTATATCCGCAAAGCATTAGTGTTAACCATGTCAGGCTCTACCGCCCACTTTACACTGACGCAGAATGGCACCGAAGTTTTCCGTACCGGCGCTGGCTTTACTGCGCCTATTAGCCCGATTGCAGCTGATGGCCGCTCAGCCTTTACCCTACAACTGTATGACAGTGCGGGACAAATTATGCCGGTAGGCAGCAGTGTGCAGATTGAAATAACCAATGGCGATCTGGAATTCACCGGACACACAGTACCCAATGCCACCCGAGCCGGCGGAACGTCGACAGGCTTTAGCCTGCTCCACCCAGGTCAACCTGGCACCAGTGCGGTTACAATTAAAGTCACCACCCCTGCTGGAATTATTAGTGAATTACCATTTAATGTGACACTGCAATAA
- a CDS encoding ABC transporter permease, with the protein MTWWKLVWLELKAIASDKAIAITLFGGVLFYSVLYPLPYLHEVPTRQPIVVVDLDHSPMSRELIRHAQASPKLQVAGAVNAIAEAKDWITHGRAHGLLVIPAHFSRDLQLGKGATLAIGGDASYFLVYSAIAEGLVSVGMDFSSQLKWHALTARGTNPVAADMQLHSLDINSVPAFNLSLGYTPYVVPGLFLLILQQTMLVGTCILGAGQWRKPGYWQQVSPLMLLGGRLLAFGAIYACFSAYYVGWCYYWYKVNLLASMTEILLLMVPFLLATAAGGVALSTLFTRRELPTQVILLSSMPILFVSGFVWPLALIPQPLVWLSQVFPVTPAIMGMLEMNVMGASWTQIQPYWWHLWLLAAIFLPLAWWGIRHHRQQL; encoded by the coding sequence ATGACCTGGTGGAAGCTGGTATGGCTGGAGCTTAAAGCCATCGCATCGGATAAAGCTATTGCCATTACCCTGTTTGGTGGTGTGCTGTTTTATTCTGTGCTCTATCCACTGCCTTATCTGCATGAGGTTCCGACTCGACAGCCCATTGTGGTGGTTGATCTGGATCATAGTCCGATGAGTCGGGAGCTGATTCGCCATGCCCAGGCCAGTCCAAAACTACAGGTCGCCGGGGCCGTTAATGCGATTGCTGAAGCCAAGGATTGGATCACCCATGGCCGGGCACACGGTTTATTAGTGATCCCTGCGCATTTCAGCCGGGATTTACAACTGGGCAAAGGCGCAACCTTAGCCATTGGGGGGGATGCCAGTTATTTTCTGGTTTATTCTGCGATTGCAGAAGGGCTGGTAAGTGTGGGAATGGATTTTTCCAGTCAGTTGAAATGGCACGCATTAACCGCTCGGGGAACCAATCCAGTGGCGGCAGATATGCAGTTGCATTCGCTCGATATCAATTCAGTACCGGCATTTAACCTGTCACTTGGATATACCCCATATGTGGTGCCTGGACTGTTTTTATTAATTTTGCAGCAAACTATGTTGGTGGGAACCTGTATTCTCGGTGCCGGTCAGTGGCGTAAACCCGGCTATTGGCAACAGGTATCACCTTTGATGTTGCTGGGCGGCAGACTGCTCGCTTTCGGTGCTATCTATGCCTGTTTTAGTGCCTATTATGTTGGTTGGTGTTATTACTGGTATAAGGTCAACCTACTGGCCAGCATGACGGAAATTCTGTTACTGATGGTGCCTTTTTTGCTGGCCACTGCCGCAGGCGGTGTGGCGCTCAGTACATTGTTTACCCGCCGTGAATTGCCGACTCAGGTGATCTTGCTATCTTCTATGCCGATTTTATTTGTCTCTGGTTTTGTTTGGCCACTGGCTTTGATCCCCCAGCCTCTGGTTTGGCTGTCGCAGGTCTTTCCTGTTACGCCAGCAATTATGGGAATGCTGGAAATGAACGTGATGGGAGCATCTTGGACACAGATCCAGCCTTATTGGTGGCACTTGTGGTTATTAGCGGCTATTTTTTTGCCGCTGGCTTGGTGGGGAATTCGCCATCATCGGCAACAGTTATAA
- a CDS encoding TolC family protein produces MLLPGMVMANELSFDQAWTKLQQVSDKLKANAAEVSRAQALQRGGEDLGLPSLNLTGNYTHLDNPVEMDLRDLNPLASLDPSAIAAVAQKSPILGAVLPQLGGMLQSLPMTTALTEQDIFRASLQALWPIYTGGKITAAQRIQQAQVAEKKQSAELGRRALFTTLVDRYYGVIVAKQAWRTQLQLVDALKEHVNHAIKLEQQGQIAKVERLNAEVALANAKVGSGHAMRQYQMAQIALNRMLHSHNAEPDTGLFMLAQDPSLPSLTELTMAQHPALRLLEAKEEQAKGLESLERSDYLPTVFMYGNYTLYEDDSIAAKMSPDWLVGVGIKVPLIANNGRSDKVEAAKSALLQARYTKAQTRQDLNLLLDQSYRQLQQAREEVSSLNTTLALARENLRLRELAFNQGMSTSVERVDAQVKLTAVETRQLAATFQYVQAYARLMAVSGQLDEFVARSGMDTAIHSLSMHGENDNAR; encoded by the coding sequence ATGCTGTTACCCGGTATGGTGATGGCTAATGAACTGAGCTTTGATCAGGCCTGGACCAAGTTGCAGCAGGTCAGTGACAAACTGAAAGCCAATGCGGCGGAAGTCAGCCGGGCACAGGCGCTGCAGCGCGGGGGCGAAGATTTGGGGCTGCCCTCATTGAATCTGACGGGGAATTATACCCATTTGGATAATCCGGTGGAGATGGATCTGCGGGATCTAAATCCACTGGCATCTTTGGATCCATCAGCCATTGCTGCGGTAGCCCAAAAGAGTCCTATTCTTGGCGCAGTGCTGCCGCAACTGGGTGGCATGCTGCAATCATTACCTATGACTACCGCCCTGACTGAGCAGGATATTTTCCGAGCCAGTTTGCAGGCGCTGTGGCCGATTTATACCGGCGGTAAAATTACTGCCGCTCAGCGTATTCAGCAAGCGCAGGTCGCCGAGAAAAAGCAATCGGCTGAGCTTGGTCGGCGGGCACTGTTTACCACCTTGGTGGACAGATATTACGGCGTCATTGTGGCGAAGCAAGCTTGGCGTACCCAGCTACAACTGGTCGATGCGTTGAAAGAGCATGTTAACCATGCCATTAAGCTGGAGCAGCAAGGACAGATTGCCAAGGTGGAACGGCTTAATGCTGAAGTGGCGTTGGCTAATGCCAAAGTGGGGTCTGGCCATGCCATGCGTCAGTATCAGATGGCACAAATTGCCCTCAACCGAATGTTGCATAGCCATAATGCTGAGCCGGATACTGGATTATTCATGTTGGCGCAGGATCCGTCTTTGCCATCACTTACTGAGCTGACCATGGCGCAGCATCCGGCGTTACGGCTCTTGGAAGCTAAAGAGGAGCAGGCCAAGGGGCTCGAGTCGTTGGAGCGCAGTGACTATCTGCCAACCGTGTTTATGTACGGCAATTACACCTTGTATGAAGATGACAGTATTGCCGCCAAGATGTCGCCGGACTGGCTGGTAGGCGTGGGTATCAAGGTGCCACTTATCGCCAATAATGGCCGCAGCGATAAGGTGGAAGCTGCCAAAAGTGCACTGCTGCAAGCCCGTTATACCAAGGCTCAGACCCGGCAAGATCTGAATCTGTTGCTGGATCAAAGTTATCGCCAATTGCAGCAGGCCCGGGAAGAGGTATCTTCCTTAAATACGACATTAGCATTGGCGCGGGAAAACCTGCGTTTGCGGGAGTTGGCATTTAATCAGGGCATGTCCACTTCAGTGGAGCGGGTTGATGCGCAGGTGAAACTGACCGCAGTTGAAACCCGTCAATTGGCCGCGACTTTTCAATATGTGCAGGCATACGCCAGACTGATGGCGGTCTCGGGGCAGCTGGATGAGTTTGTTGCCCGCAGTGGTATGGACACTGCAATTCACTCTTTAAGCATGCATGGGGAGAATGACAATGCGCGCTAA
- the pmbA gene encoding metalloprotease PmbA, with translation MSSSNIENELGALKDAVAMALDYAKALGTSDAEVAISKQQGLSVSTRLKEVETVEFNKDGALGITLYRDGRKGSSSTSDLSSEAIRTAVQAANDIARYTSEDPCSGLADKALMAKVFPDLDLYHPATLSPEQLAELAISAETVALDADSRITNSDGASANAHTGIKVYGNSHGFLNGYASSRYSLSCVVIGQDDNGEMQRDYDYSVARHFDSLLTPVQIGMQAAQKTLSRLGGRKIATCKLPVLFSADVATGLLGHLVGAISGSSLYRQSSFLQDSLGQQLFPQWLSIIEQPHLLRGLASAPYDSEGVATRERAIIEQGQLETYLLTSYSARKLGMTNTGHAGGIYNWAVQDSGQSFDQLVKAMGTGLIVTEVMGQGVNMVTGDYSRGAAGFYVENGEIQYPVEEITIAGNLKDMFRNIQAISNGPDLRSPIRTGAILLDQMKIAGN, from the coding sequence GTGTCCTCAAGCAATATTGAAAATGAATTGGGCGCCCTGAAAGATGCGGTGGCAATGGCATTGGATTATGCCAAAGCATTGGGTACCAGTGATGCAGAGGTTGCTATCAGTAAGCAACAGGGATTATCTGTTTCTACCCGTCTAAAAGAAGTGGAAACGGTGGAGTTCAACAAGGATGGTGCCTTGGGGATTACCCTTTACCGCGATGGCCGTAAAGGCAGTTCATCCACGTCTGATTTGAGCTCGGAAGCGATTCGTACTGCGGTGCAGGCCGCTAATGATATTGCTCGTTATACCAGCGAAGACCCTTGCAGTGGGTTGGCTGATAAGGCTCTGATGGCAAAAGTGTTTCCGGATCTGGATCTTTATCATCCAGCGACCTTGTCACCAGAGCAATTGGCTGAATTAGCCATCAGTGCTGAAACTGTTGCGCTGGATGCCGATAGTCGTATTACCAATTCAGATGGCGCCAGTGCTAATGCTCACACCGGGATCAAGGTTTATGGTAATAGCCATGGTTTCCTCAATGGCTATGCGAGTTCCCGCTATAGCCTAAGTTGTGTGGTTATTGGTCAGGATGATAATGGGGAGATGCAGCGGGATTATGATTATAGCGTTGCACGTCATTTTGACAGCTTATTAACACCGGTCCAAATCGGCATGCAGGCTGCGCAGAAAACCTTAAGTCGGTTAGGTGGTCGTAAAATTGCTACCTGTAAACTGCCTGTATTGTTTAGTGCTGATGTGGCTACCGGCCTATTGGGCCATTTGGTTGGGGCGATCAGCGGCAGTAGCTTATATCGCCAATCCAGCTTCCTACAGGACTCCTTAGGGCAACAGTTATTCCCTCAATGGTTGTCGATTATTGAACAGCCACATTTGCTGCGAGGGCTAGCTAGCGCGCCTTATGACAGTGAAGGGGTCGCAACCCGGGAGCGGGCGATTATTGAGCAGGGTCAGTTGGAAACTTATTTGTTGACCAGTTACTCTGCCCGTAAATTGGGTATGACAAATACCGGCCATGCTGGTGGTATTTATAACTGGGCGGTGCAGGATTCTGGTCAGTCATTTGACCAACTGGTGAAAGCTATGGGGACGGGTTTGATTGTGACCGAAGTGATGGGCCAAGGTGTTAATATGGTAACAGGGGATTATTCCCGTGGTGCCGCTGGCTTCTATGTGGAAAATGGTGAAATTCAATACCCGGTGGAAGAAATTACGATTGCTGGCAATTTAAAGGATATGTTCCGCAATATTCAGGCGATCAGTAATGGACCGGATTTGCGCTCACCAATCCGTACCGGGGCAATTTTGCTGGATCAGATGAAGATAGCCGGTAATTAA